The Channa argus isolate prfri chromosome 14, Channa argus male v1.0, whole genome shotgun sequence genome includes a window with the following:
- the twsg1a gene encoding twisted gastrulation protein homolog 1-A, which translates to MRLGQLILPTVAAPALFFLLSGLSLTSGCNKALCASDVSKCLIQELCQCRPSDGNCSCCKECMLCLGNLWEECCDCVGMCNPKNYSDSPATSKSTVEELHRPIPSLFRALTEGDAPINMMVVSFPVAEELSHHENLVSFLESLDNQHQNVSVPGNSIHTSYDTQENMCTVVYFDDCVSIRQCKLYCESMGGSKYRWFHNACCQCIGPECVDYGSKAVKCMNCLF; encoded by the exons ATGAGGCTTGGTCAGCTGATCCTCCCCACCGTTGCCGCCCCCGCTCTCTTCTTCCTTCTGTCGGGACTGTCTCTGACCTCTGGCTGCAATAAGGCCCTCTGCGCGAGCGACGTCAGCAAGTGCCTCATACAG GAGCTCTGCCAGTGCCGTCCATCTGACGGGAACTGCTCCTGCTGTAAAGAGTGCATGCTGTGTCTGGGGAACCTCTGGGAAGAGTGCTGCGACTGCGTGG GGATGTGTAACCCCAAGAACTACAGCGACTCTCCGGCCACGTCGAAGAGCACTGTGGAGGAGCTCCACCGTCCGATCCCCTCGCTGTTCCGAGCCCTCACGGAAGGTGACGCGCCGATCAACATGATGGTGGTGTCCTTCCCCGTCGCTGAGGAGCTCTCCCACCACGAGAACCTGGTGTCTTTCCTGGAGTCCCTCGACAACCAGCACCAGAACGTGTCTGTGCCTGGCAACAGCATCCACACCAGCTACGATACTCAAG aaaACATGTGCACAGTGGTCTACTTTGATGACTGTGTGTCTATCCGTCAGTGCAAACTTTACTGTGAGTCAATGGGAGGATCCAAGTACCGCTGGTTTCACAACGCCTGCTGCCAGTGCATCGGACCAGAGTGCGTGGACTACGGCAGCAAGGCTGTGAAGTGCATGAACTGCCTCTTCTGA
- the ralbp1 gene encoding ralA-binding protein 1, with protein sequence MTECFLPPSSSPAEQRRAEHPGGVARTPSSEEISPTKFPGLYRTGEPSPPHDGHHHEPPDTYVSDDDKEHSKKKNKFKKKEKRTEGYAAFQEDSSADEAESPSKMKRSKGIHVFKKPSFSKKKEKDFKVKEKGTKEDKAKDKKSKDLTAADVVKQWKEKKKKKKLPTEAEPVPVETPTFRPIFGAPLAEAIKRTALYDGIQLPAIFRECVDYIENYGMKCEGIYRVSGMKSKVDELKASYDREECPCLEEYDPHTVASLLKQYLRELPENLFSRDLAQRFEDACGRQVEAEKVTEFQRLLTDVSPDSRLLLSWLITHMDHVIAREADTKMNIQNISIVLNPTIQIGNRVLYMFFTHVRELFGDVVLKPVVRPLRWSNMATMPALPETQESIKEEIRRQEFLLNCLHRDLQAGVKDFFKEERLWEVQRILTALKRKLREAKRQECETKIAQEIASLSKEDVSKEEMTENEEEVINLLLAQENEILTEQEELISLEQVLRRQIATEKEEIERLRAEIADIQSRQQGRSETEEYSSDSESESEDEEELQMILEDLQKQNEELENKNTHLNQAIHEEQEAILELRVQLRLLHSHKLQQESTVQRQAEQAPPAQPSPEARSEEHTKRSATTAAASVDTAASANGKTAKDPSKPSPSKDRRDSNM encoded by the exons ATGACTGAGTGCTTCCTGCCCCCCAGCAGCAGCCCTGCTGAGCAGCGCAGAGCTGAGCACCCAGGCGGTGTGGCCCGCACCCCCAGCTCTGAGGAAATCAGCCCCACCAAGTTCCCGGGGTTGTACCGCACCGGTGAACCATCACCCCCCCACGATGGCCATCACCATGAGCCGCCCGATACCTACGTCTCAGACGATGATAAAGAGCAcagcaagaagaagaacaaattcaagaagaaggagaaaagga CGGAAGGTTACGCCGCCTTCCAGGAGGACAGTTCAGCAGATGAAGCAGAGAGCCCGTCCAAGATGAAGCGCTCCAAGGGAATCCATGTGTTTAAGAAGCCTAGCTTCTccaagaaaaaggagaaagactTCAAGGTGAAGGAGAAGGGCACCAAGGAGGACAAGGCCAAGGATAAGAAATCTAAAGACCTGACGGCTGCAGATGTTGTTAAACAgtggaaagagaagaagaagaagaagaaactgccGACAGAGGCAGAGCCAGTCCCAGTGGAGACCCCCACCTTCAGGCCCATCTTTGGAGCACCTCTTGCTGAAGCCATCAAGAGGACAGCTCTGTATGATGGCATCCAACTGCCAGCCATCTTCAGAGAGTGTGTGGACTACATTGAAAATTATGGCATGAAGTGCGAGGGCATCTACCGGGTTTCAG GTATGAAGTCCAAGGTAGATGAGCTAAAAGCGTCATACGATCGTGAGGAGTGCCCCTGCCTAGAAGAGTATGACCCTCACACGGTTGCCAGCCTCTTGAAGCAGTACCTACGTGAGTTGCCCGAGAATCTATTCAGCCGAGATCTGGCTCAGCGCTTCGAGGATGCATGCGGCCGGCAGGTAGAGGCAGAGAAGGTGACAGAGTTCCAGAGGCTGTTGACCGACGTGTCGCCAGACAGCCGGCTTCTTCTCTCTTGGCTCATCACGCACATGGACCACGTCATTGCCAGGGAGGCTGACACCAAGATGAATATTCAGAATATCTCCATTGTGCTCAACCCAACCATACAG ATTGGGAATCGTGTTCTCTACATGTTCTTCACCCATGTGAGGGAACTGTTTGGTGATGTAGTGCTGAAGCCAGTCGTGCGGCCACTCCGCTGGTCCAACATGGCAACAATGCCGGCACTGCCTGAGACCCAGGAGAGCATCAAAGAGGAGATTCGACGACAG gagTTTCTGCTGAACTGTCTGCACAGAGACCTCCAGGCGGGAGTGAAGGACTTTTTCAAAGAGGAGCGACTCTGGGAGGTGCAGCGAATCCTGACTGCTTTAAAACGCAAACTGAGAGAGGCCAAACGTCAG GAGTGTGAGACTAAAATAGCCCAGGAGATAGCCAGCCTGTCAAAGGAAGATGTTTCAAAAGAGGAAATGACTGAGAATGAGGAGGAAGTCATCAACCTCCTCTTAGCACAG GAAAATGAGATCCTAACAGAGCAGGAGGAGCTGATCTCCCTTGAGCAGGTGCTTCGTAGACAAATAGCAACTGAGAAGGAAGAAATTGAGAGACTCCGGGCTGAGATTGCAGATATACAGAG TCGGCAGCAGGGTCGCAGTGAGACGGAGGAGTATTCGTCTGACAGTGAAAGTGAGAGTGAAGATGAGGAAGAGCTGCAAATGATTTTGGAAGATCTGCAGAAGCAAAATGAAGAACTGGAG AACAAAAATACCCACCTGAACCAGGCCATACATGAGGAGCAGGAGGCCATCTTGGAGCTACGCGTCCAGCTCCGCCTGCTGCATAGCCACAAACTGCAGCAGGAATCGACTGTCCAGCGGCAGGCTGAGCAGGCCCCTCCCGCTCAGCCAAGCCCAGAGGCTCGCAGCGAGGAGCATACCAAACGCTCCGCCACCACAGCGGCTGCCAGCGTAGACACAGCTGCCTCTGCCAATGGAAAGACGGCCAAGGACCCTTCGAAGCCCTCACCGAGCAAAGACAGGAGAGATAGCAACATGTAA